Below is a genomic region from Corallococcus caeni.
GCGGTCTGGTGCAGAGCGAGCCGGTGGATCCGGACATCGAGCCCCAGTCCTCCGACGAGTTCGTGGTCGGCGGCGAGTACGAGCTCCTGGCGAACACCCGCCTGGGCGCGAGCTACACGCACCGCGACATGAACAAGGTCATCGAGGACATGAGCCGCGATGACGGCAACACGTACTTCCTTGGCAACCCCGGCAGCGGCTTCGCCAAGGAGTTCCCGACCCCGCAGCGTGACTACGACGCGGTCACCGTCTACCTGAACCGCACGTTCACGGACGGCTGGCTGGCGCAGGCGAGCTACACGTGGTCCCGCCTGTACGGCAACTACCCCGGTCTGTTCCGTCCGGAGAACAACCAGCTCGATCCGAACATCCTCGCGGACTTCGACCTGATTGCCCTCCTGAACAACCGCACGGGTCTGCTGCCCTTCGACCGCACGCACGCCATCAAGGTGTTCGGCGCCAAGGAGTTCAACATCTCCAACGCGCTGTCGGCGAGCATCGGTCTGTCCTACCGCGGCAACTCCGGTACGCCGATCAACTACCTCGGCGCCTACCCGGGCTACGGCCAGGATGAGACGTTCATCCTGCCGCGCGGCACCGGCGGTCGCACCCCGTGGATCAACAGCGTTGACTCCAACGTGGGCGTGAACTACCGCGTGAGCAAGGACAGCGTGGTGTCCTTCACCCTGGACGTGTTCAACCTCTTCAACTTCCAGGGCGTGGAGAGCGTGGACGACTCCTACACGTTCTCGCAGGTCCTCCCGGTCTACGATCCGAAGACCAAGACCTCCGGCACCGCGGCTGACCTGCCGACGGCGGACAGCGAAGGCAGCGTTCCGCTCGCGGACGGCTCGGGCAACCTGGCGTTCGAGGACGTGAACAAGAACTACAAGAACCCGGACCGCTACCAGGCCCCGCGGCAGATCCGCTTCGGTGTCCGGTACACGTTCTAATCACCTGACCACGTGAGGAAGATCAGCAACATGCGCAAGAGCATTCTTTCGACGGTGGTGATGCTGGGAGCCGCGGGCAGCCTGACCGCTTGCGACTTCGAGCAGCCGAGTGCCGGGTGCATCGTCCAGGACGCGTCCTTCGCGAACTGGTACGCCAAGTACGATGCGGTCGGCGCCCCCACGGGCGCGGACTGCAGCCGGTTCGAGCCGCTCACCGGTGAGCAGCTCGGGGTGTGGAAGTTCGCGGACCCGAAGGCGAACACGGCCAAGCTCGTGATCCGCCCCCTGACGCTCGCGGGCCTGGGCCAGTTCGACGCGACCAACACGTTCGACGGGCTTCAGGCGACGGGCAACCTGTCCACGACGACGGACGCGGAGGACTTCTGCGCGGCGTCGGACTTCAACACGGCCGGCGTCAACGCGAACACGGGCAAGGCCAACGAGGGCAAGCCGAACGAGCGGGACTACTCGGTCTCGCCCAGCCAGAAGACGTACCAGTTCAACAACGTCCGGGTGTACTCGAACCCTGGCGCGCCGGGCACGCAGATGACCGGCGAGGTGACCTACACGAGCAACGGCTGCGTCGCGCAGTACGTCATGCGCGCGGTGTGGCCGGTGACGCCTTGTGACCCGGAGCTGGATCCGAACGTGGAGGAGAACTTCGTCGACACGTGCGGTCTGGGCTCTGGCATCAACCCGGACTTCGCGGTGACGTGCGACCCTGAGCTCGGGTTCTGCGTTCCTTCGAAGGCCATCCCGTCGTTCAAGTAGTCGGCACCGACCGACCCTGAAGGCCAACGCGGCCCCGGCAGCCCCTCCCCCACGCGGGAGTGGCGGTCCGGGGCCGCGCTGTTGTTAGTGTCTGGATTCCACTGTCGGGAGGACCATGGAGGGCCGATACGAACTCATCGAGCACGTCTGCTCGCTTCTCGCGGACGAAGTGGGGACGCTCCGCAAGGAGGCGCCCTACCGGGTCGCGCTCTGCTACCCGAGCCCCTACCACGTGGGCATGAGCTCGCTGGGCTACCAGGCCATCTACCGGGAGGTGCATGCGCACGCGGGCGCGACCGCGGAGCGTGTCTTCCTTCCCGATGATGTCGAGACATACAAGAGAACACGGACGCCATTGTTTACCTGGGAATCCCAGGCATCGGTGTCTGGCTTTGAAATGCTTGCATTCTCCGTGGCTTACGAATTGGAGCTCACGGGTTTGTTCACGATGTTGGAGTTGTCTGGTTTGCCGGTTCTTGCCTCGGAGCGGGATGCAAGGCATCCGCTGGTGGTGGCGGGCGGCCCGCTGACGTTCTCCAACCCGGATCCGCTGGAGCCCTTCGTGGACGTGCTCGTCCAGGGGGAGGCGGAGGATCTGATCCACGTGCTGCTGGAGGCCGCGGCCTCCATGGAGCGCGAGGCGCTGCTGGATTACCTGGCGAAGGTCCCCGGCTTCCGGGTGCCCGGGCGGGGCGGAGCGCGCTACCACGTGGCGAAGGCGACGGACGCCCGGCTGCCGGCGCGCACGCAGATCATCACGCCGCACACGGAGCTGCGCTCGATGTTCCTCATCGAGCCGGAGCGTGGCTGCTCGCGCGGCTGCCACTACTGCGTCATGCGCCGCACGACGAATGGCGGCATGCGCACGGTGCCTCCGGAGCGGGTGCTGTCGCTCATCCCGGACTACGCGAAGCGCGTGGGGCTGGTGGGCGCGGCGGTGACGGACCATCCGCGCATCGTGGAGCTGCTGCGCACCATCGTGGACTCGGGGCGTGAGGTGGGGGTGTCCTCGCTGCGCGCGGACCGGCTCACCCAGGAGCTGGTGGATCAGCTCCGGCGGGGCGGGGCGACGAACCTCACGGTGGCCGCGGACGGGGCTTCCCAGAAGATGCGGAACCTGGTGGACCGCAAGCACTCCGAGGAGCAGATCGTCCGCGCAGCGCGGTTCGCTCGCACCGCGGGCATGAAGCAGCTCAAGGTCTACAACGTGGTGGGCCTGCCGCATGAGGACGACGCGGACATCGACGAGCTGATCCGCTTCACCACGGAGCTGTCGCGCATCCTGCCGGTGGCGCTGGGTGTGGCTCCCTTCGTGGCCAAGCGGAACACGCCGCTGGACGGAGCGCCCTTCGCGGGGCTGCGCGAGGTGGAGAACAAGCTGGAGCGGCTGCGCAAGGGCCTTCGCGGGCGGGCGGAGGTGCGGCCCACGTCCGCGCGCTGGGCCTGGGTGGAGTACATGCTGGCCCAGTGCGGCCCGGAGGCGGGGCTCGCCGCCATGGACGCCTGGCGCGCGGGGGGCAGCTTCGCCGCGTGGAAGCGGGCCTTCCAGGAGCGCGGGTGCGAGCCGTACCTGGCCCGCCGCGTGGAGGACGGGCGGCGCCAG
It encodes:
- a CDS encoding radical SAM protein yields the protein MEGRYELIEHVCSLLADEVGTLRKEAPYRVALCYPSPYHVGMSSLGYQAIYREVHAHAGATAERVFLPDDVETYKRTRTPLFTWESQASVSGFEMLAFSVAYELELTGLFTMLELSGLPVLASERDARHPLVVAGGPLTFSNPDPLEPFVDVLVQGEAEDLIHVLLEAAASMEREALLDYLAKVPGFRVPGRGGARYHVAKATDARLPARTQIITPHTELRSMFLIEPERGCSRGCHYCVMRRTTNGGMRTVPPERVLSLIPDYAKRVGLVGAAVTDHPRIVELLRTIVDSGREVGVSSLRADRLTQELVDQLRRGGATNLTVAADGASQKMRNLVDRKHSEEQIVRAARFARTAGMKQLKVYNVVGLPHEDDADIDELIRFTTELSRILPVALGVAPFVAKRNTPLDGAPFAGLREVENKLERLRKGLRGRAEVRPTSARWAWVEYMLAQCGPEAGLAAMDAWRAGGSFAAWKRAFQERGCEPYLARRVEDGRRQPTVWPVVPGRPPPQPSAA